The genome window TCCAATAAGCATACATTACCATATATGGTGTGTTAAATTAATAGCGAAACAGACACCAATTTGGGCACTAAGATGGAGGTCAAGGAAGTGGTAGTGATTGTAAAATGGAGTGGTAAGGAGTACCCGGTGGACCTCACCGACCAGGACACCGTGGAAGTGCTGCGTCACGAGATATTCCGCAAGACACAGGTGCGTCCGGAACGTCAGAAGCTGCTCAACCTGAAGTACAAAGGTGCGTGACTCCTAGGTTCGGGATATTTCAGTTTTAAGATCCAATGACTTGCAGGAAAGACAGCAGCCGACAATGTGAAGATCAGCGTTTTGGAGCTGAAGCCCAACTTCAAGCTTATGATGGTGGGCTCCACTGAGGCGGACATCGAGGATGCGTGCAGCCTGCCCGATAATATTGGCGAAGTGGTCGACGACTTCGATGACGCCGATGAGCGCGAGGAGTCCGTGGAGCACTCCGCCGTCTATTTGGCCAAGGTGCAGCGTCGTGTGCGAGACTACAAGATCAAGGAGTTAGCGCCGCCGCGTGAGGGCAAAAAGCTGCTTGTCCTGGACATAGACTATACCCTATTTGATCACCGCTCGCCTGCTGAAACGGGCACGGAGCTAATGCGTCCGTATCTGCACGAATTTCTGGCCTCCGCCTACGAGGACTACGACATTGTCATCTGGTCCGCCACCAGCATGCGCTGGATCGAGGAGAAGATGCGCCTGCTGGGCGTGGCCAGTAACGATAACTACAAGGTGATGTTCTATCTGGACTCCACCGCCATGATATCAGTTCATGTGCCGGAGCGCGGTGTGGTTGACGTGAAGCCGCTTGGTGTAATCTGGGCCCTGTACAAGCAATACAACTCGAGCAACACTATCATGTTTGATGACATCCGTCGCAACTTCCTTATGAACCCCAAGTCCGGCCTAAAGATCCGCCCATTCCGCCAGGCCCATCTCAACCGGGGCACGGACACTGAGCTCCTCAAGCTATCCGACTACTTGCGCAAAATAGCTCACCACTGCCCGGATTTCAATTCACTGAACCATCGCAAGTGGGAGCACTACCATCCCAAGAAGAACTCCTGAACTCATCCTCGATTGCAAACGTTTGTTAGATTTATGTTAgatttatgtttattaaaCTAAGATGCATTTTATACGCATTGCGTTCCAGCCGTCAATTAGAGTGTGTATCCGCCTTGGTCCGCCCAGTGGACTCTCCTCGCCTCCAGGTACTCCTCGTGCAGCCTGCGTCGCTCATCCTCGAGCTTGGCCAGCCGGCGGTAGCGCTGCAGCACCATTCCACAGCCGAAGAGCAGGGCGACTTGACAGATCAGCCAGAAGATGAACAGTGCAATCAGCAGGCTCTGGTTGATGCAAACGTTATCCAGGTGCAGCGGGTCGTCTATGCCAGCAATGAGCAGCACTCCCCGCTCGCCGTACAAATAACTGTTGGCGTTGCTCTGGTCCGGACCATGCACCCGGATATTGTAGTTGAGGGGCAATTCCTCCTGCGCTCTGGTATAGTTACTCTTCTCTAGATGCGGAGCCACATCCACCACCGTGGAGATGTACACAGGGTTCTGAACTCTTAGGTCTTCCGGCCTACGATCTGGTTGGTCAGCCTGTCGCCTTCTCCGCTGCCAGGATGCACTAACACAGTTGCTGGGCGAGCAGCGCTCCACGCAGAAGCGAATCTTTACATCGAAACTTACGTTGGCCGTTCCCGAGAACTTGAAGGCATGGAAGCGAGCGCGCAGCATGCTCCTGCTGGCTGTGTGGACCCTTTCCAAAGCGGGAAACACGCTGGCATCCGTGGGACATCCTCGCTCGTCGATCAGCAGCACAAAGTTCTCGTTGTCCGCTGTCTTGGCCACCAGCGAGGTAGCACGAAAGTCTGGTAGTGGAGCCAGCTGCAACTCCATGTGCTCTGCCAACTGCTGAGGGCTGTACTCCGCCACAATCTGTAGTTCCAGGTTCTGTCCAATCTGAACGTCGTTGGTCTCGTGCTGGTGCGACAGATCCACAATCTGCAGGGAGATGCTGGGATGCGGATGGGGGCCAGTGCTGCTGTTGTAGTGCACCACACCCTCGTGTGGGAACATGCTGCAGGTATCGAATGATAGAGCTGAATTCTAAGCTTTTAAGAGATTAGAGTCAAGAATTAACTCACTGTTCTGCGTACTCCAATGAGGACTCCAGTGCAATGGCGCTGGGCACCGGCTCTGAGCTATCCACACTGCTGTCCCGAACCGAAACGCCCAGCGACGTGGTGGCATTGCTCTGTATACATCCAACCTTGATGAGCCGGTCACCCTGGGTCTGCACATTTGGATTGTTTTGGATGACCACCAGAGCAGATATGAACGTTCTAAACAATGCAAGggatataattaaaataatgcaCTGGACATTGGACTTCATCTTACCTTTGGTATTCCTGCGTCATTTCGTAGGCACGCAGAATGCCACAGCGGTTCTCCTTTACCTCGCTGCCGATCTGGAGCGTCAGCAGGACACTCCCATTGCCCGATCCTCTGGCCAGGCAGTCCTTGGAGTGCATGCTGGCATAGATTTTGCCGGCGAACCAGTCCTTGGGGTTGTACTTGATGGTCATCTCATCGCGGGTACAAAACACCCGGACTACGGGATAGGGAATCGATTGAGATTGATCATACCACATCCCCAGGAGATCTTACCATCCAGGCACTTGACCCTTCGCATGTACACCGAGTTTTCACGGAGCTTCAGACTTCGTGGACCCAGGGATACAATGTCCTCCGAGTGGAGGAGACACTCGGACAGCGAGAGCTGGTTCACATAGTGGAAGGAAACACCCTGGCAGTAGAACTTCGCCTCGTGGGAGCACAACGCCTGACACTGCAATACGATGGTAGAAGTCATCAATCACTCATCCGACCCCCCATCCATTTCGATTACAATCATAATGCGCGACATCCGAAGCGCGGCGGACACACCTCTTTCTGGGAGAGGCCCAAATACCGGGCCTCCGCATAGATGAAACTGCTGTTGGCGTACAGCTCGTAGGAACAGTTGTCACTTTCGACCGCTCGCTCGTGGCACTGGTTCTCCATGTACTCCTCGTCGTACGGAGCCGCGCGGAAGGCGTCTGGCTGGACGGTCTTGTCCCTGTCGCTCAGCATGCATCTGCCGAGGCGGGGAGACGGACGCTGGCCAGGACCCGCCTCGCCGCGGAAGCTGCGAAAAAGGATTAATAAAGCAACTATTATGATTTACGTCTAAAAGATCATATGCCAATTATGACCAAGTCAGTTCGGTTATTTCAGAACAATTCGATATATACCTGAGTTTTAGAAAATCTAGATGATTCCTGATGATCTCACTTTTCAAAAAGACTTATCTTATTCTGTTACAATTTGTTTCGAGAAGAATATAGTTTCGAATCTACCAATTTAGATAATATATCTTCTGGATATATCATGCTATCATAGAACTCATATCATATTATTAGCTTGCTACACATGATTGAAAAGTCCTAACCTATCCCATCACCACCCTCGGAATGATGTCATAATCCGGCGAAAAGTCTCGACCatgcattaaaaatgcacaaCAAAGGCTATTAATTTGTCCGGCGAccagcaactacaacaacaaccaccCACTGACAACCGACAACCACTAACTAACAACcaaacagcaaacaacaaacaacaaatagTCAATTACCGCTCACGATTGTTCCGATAGGAGGGCGCAAAGGAGGCGGAGAGGCATATGAACTGGGTTTCGAAGAAGCAGCGCTCGGCGCACTCACGCCGCGTGACCAGCGTCGAAATGGTCTTCTTGCTGTGGAAGACCAGCGTGCTGCCGGGGATTTTGGTCAGTGCCCAGAGACGCCCCCGGCACGCATCGGGAACTGCAAGGTCGGAATGGATTAGAGGCGGATCACGGCCACTTCCGGAGGTTTGGCTGTCTGCTGGGGGATTACTCACCTCGGAGGCAGGTCTTTTCGTAGAAGACGGCCTCGCCATCGGCCACCAGAGGCAGTTCACCCGAAATGGCCAGATAGCGCGAGGTTCGCTCGAAGTACGAGTAGCCATGGCACTCGTCCGTGTCCAGCAGATGGACATAGGCGATGCAATCGGGATCCTCGTTGCAGATGCGCCAGCACACCTGGCTAGCCGGAAGTTCCTGTTGGCGGTTGCGATCCTTGAAGTTGTCCACCATTTCCGGTCCGTAGATTCGATTGTCCGCGTTCAGATACTCCAGCGGCGGACGGAATCCGACAATCttctgcagctgcaactggtGCAGCGGACACTTGAGCAGCAGCGCAACTGGGGGGCAGAACGGAATGCCATGAATGTGGGTTTCAATCCAACGGGATGCGCATGACTGGGAACCAAAGCATTTTTCAAATTGCCGAGCAGTCATATTGATTTCAATTCTGGTAGCTAAGCTCGTGCTCATCAATTAATATGATATTTTTATGCATAGCTGAGCAATGAGAAAATCAATCAAGCATCATCGGGATTAACACTTAAGCAGGGGGTTTAGGAATGTCTGAGATTGCATTTACTAACTAATTACTTTAAAGTAACTAAACAAACTAATACTGAAATGCAATGATTCTGAGATATGCAGATTTGTCTCAAGGTATCTGTTAGATACTTTTTAGATATTCTGGTATATAACATAATGGTGGAACCATCGGAAAAGTAATGATTATCTATAAGATAGTAGTTAATCTCTCCACTTCCGCTTTCCCAGAAGTTAGTTGTTTAGTTAGGAGCACTTCCCTGTGTAGGTCATTCTCCCACTTAAACCCCAATGAAACTCGTTCTCAGGGTGTTtgccaataaataaatctaTAATAGCAGCTGACATGCACATGCAGCGAGTAACCCCCTTCGACGACTTGTAAATTGATCTATGCAGTTTTGGTTTTGCTTCTCCATTTATTCGCTTGGCCATTGAATGCAAATGACGAGTGCATCTTCAAATCGCTCTCGGAATTGGCATCATCATGGGCTAAGCGGCTAGAAGCGCGGAGCTATGTTTGCCAAGGGGTTTTCCGATTTTTCATATAGGTATACATTAGCCAGCTGAGAACTCACCACTTGCGTTTAGCTGGAGAATTAGCAAAATCGCTGCAATGGCTAATTTGCATAGCCGGGGGGCGGTCACAAGTGATTGGAGTGGCATTGTTTTTCAGATGCGTTTTTGTGGCTGCAACCGCGAATTGTTTGGCATGCTCgtgcaataaattttaattgattcTCGGCCAGAACACGGTCCAAACTCGTAGACGCATTACACGAACCGAGGAACAAGGGCCATTTATTCAGTGGCTTTTTGCCCGTTAGCAGGTTATGTATTTGGCACAGTCCAACACTTTCGGCCACTCAAACGCCTGCAGATCGAACTATTTGCATGTacgcaaatgcaaatgagccAGCAGTATCCTGTTATCCTGCTATCCTGGCCCACTCGACATCAAATATGAATTAGAGCGATTTCCCGATGTGGGTCAGTTGGCCGCCAGCAGCATCGTTGTGCTAATTACTTCAAACTCGCCTGCTTatgcattatttatttgtttttaaatgcGAGTATATCGTGTGGCTTTGACTTTTGCCACCACTTCCATTAGCCAAATGCACTGGGCCAAAGTTCTGATCACTTTTATCACACTCGATTCCGCTACGGCGATTGCACGTCCGACTCGCGCGACTCTCGACTTGCAAATAGCCGACGATGATCTGGTCTCCCAGGCGGAGAGATCATCGAGTCGAGATCCATCCCCAAGCCCAGAGATCTCAGAGACCCCAGAGCGCCGGGTACTCAGCGACTCACTCCGCAGTGCTGCGTATGTAAATGATACGAATGTGAAGtgacgcagcagcagcagtacaCTGTGGAAAATATATTGACCCAAATATATTACATACCACAAATAATGCAAAATTTGTACAGCTGTTTAACGAAATGATGACTAGAGCATATATCATTACAAAGTTAAAAACACTCAACATAAAAGTCATTCTATCATATGCATTTTATATTCTCATATATACTTTTCTATATGCTTTTATGAACTTTTTAAGATTTTATACATCCAAAGTTGATTTAATCAATATCTAACTACATatgttaaaacaaaataattaataaaatgtcTAAGAGATTAAATCAACTCCTCCATTTGTGTCCCATATTTTCCACTTTGAGTGTAGTATTATTTTAAGCTAAATCCCACTCATCCCCACATTTTCTGCCAGTGCATTGGGAAAATGTTCGATCGAGCGTCGACGTCGCGTCTAACCGAGCGTATGTGAAACCCCATGTCAGCCCGGTCGTCGTCGAGATTGCTGATTAGATCGCTGGAGTGTGTCGCGCGCGGAGCAGCCACCGAATTGCTCGCTGGCTCGGTTTCAATGtgcaataaacaaaactatttaGCGCGTGCAAAGGGTTTGGGGTTTTCAAGAGTCGGTTTGGGTGGGGCGCCTCATCTGGAGGGGcacggttcggttcggttcagGTGGGATCCATCGAACAGACTCCGAGTATCTAGCCATGCATGCCCATGTGCTGCTGTCTTTCCGacagtttgtttgtttgcacaGTTGCGCCCAGCATCGTTGTTGGATTCAATGGCACTTTTAACAGTTCAGTGGTTTTGGCGTTGACAACATTTGTTTCCATCCCCCCTTCCCCTGCATCGACTGCTTCCGACATACGAATTCAAATGGCCATCCAATGCCAGTTGTCTTGGGTTAAGTGGCTGCCACCATAGCCCGAACTATAGCCCGAACTCCCCCGACGATTGTCTATCACTAATTAGTGGCAGGTAGCCTTTAATTAGAGCGCCATCAAAGGGCCACCAGATACGCAATGTAGTTTCCATTGGCAGTATGCGATTCGCAATGGCGAACTGTGCGTGACCTTTGCGGTTGCCACTTGGAGCCCAACGTGGAGCATGTTGGCCAAGGTCGGTGGCGCCCCATATCTCGATTGCCTCAGCGACCGAAATGACTTGGTTGAGCGGCGATATGGTTGACATAAGGGCACATGCGATTACCTAATTTAATGAACGCCATTGGATTTGATGACGATTTCGGGATAGCCTGCGGTTTTTGACTTACGCAATAGTTCAGAATGTGGTGGGCTATCTTCATAATATTATCATACTCCCAGTTCTCATTTGGCTTAAGATAGTTTGCAAGTAACACAAGTTTTACCATGACACCATTTTCatatatacattttgaaataaatgtttaatttagtTGAATTTACATACCTTAATGCTGTCCCAtgaaatacaaattaatattttcacttgaataattaaaaaaataataacaaaagcaCTTAATCACTATGAAGAATCATATAAACTTACCATGCCCAGTcattacaaataaaaactgtagCAATTTCGTTGAATTTATGGGCAACTGCATCATGAATACCGCCCCGCCCCCAAACTTTCGTTTTCGCCGTGGacacactgcgtatacgtaataatTCATAGGCATTGCACACGACATGCAATAACTGCGCAATAATTGCCCGTTGCAAGCAGCTGCAGGCCACGCCCCTTGCTGCATAGCGCCCCTTTGGACCTTTGGCCAGtgcagcacaaaaaaaaataaaggggGTTAAATAATGTGAAACATTCGGTGGCATGACACGAAGCCAGAATGTTGCGGCAACATGGGCGCAGGACGACTGGGGatggcttaaatttttaacGCTATGGCCGAACACAAAGGACTAGCTGCCTATTTCCAGTCCAGTGCCACAAAACTCTTACGTATGTTCACCTTGAACTATAAACTAGCTATGTGCGACACCAGGGAGCCAAGTGACGCCTGAATGacgcataaaaataaaagttacCAACTGCATGCAACAAAATAGTGGCAGAAAGCAGCGTACATATCAAAGCACTAattaaaaatgccaaaaagtcAGGGCTGTTCCGGGGGGATGCAGCCCGTAACCGCCAACAAAACCGTCTGGCTGACATGAAAGCCTTTTGGCCTGGTTCAGACTGCTCGAGCCGTGCAGCCAGGCGTTGCAAGTGCAACTTGTCGCATTGTCTGCTTCACAGAATTATGCAAATGAGCCGACGCAGACTTAGCCGGGTTTGTTGATGTAGCCAAATATTTAGCCGAAGCCAGTTAGTGAAAAATCTAAACACAAGCAAGTTGATTACACAGAGATAAATATTGGTAGTATAAGTATGCAAATTGGTATGAAATTCTATTAGTTGAAAAACAAATAGAATGTTCAGGCTACCAAAAGTTCAAGCCTCTTCTCTCAGTGCAGTTGTGAACTTTGAGTGACTGACTAAACGACTTGACTAGGAATGCAAGTGCAACTTTGCCGGGGCACACATTATATAGTATGTatagtatgtatataataCATGTGATGTGTGTTGCCTAATTGTCGCCGAGAACTTCCGTTTGCCGCCACGTTCAGCACCCTTGACACCGCTATATGCTATATGGCCATAAGGTTGCCTATATGGTTGGCTATATGGCGATATAGGGGTCCGTTTGCAACTAGCGTGTGAACTGGTTGACTTGGTGTGCTCCATTTAGGTAGACCCCCGCCAGCCAAGAGCGGCATCGCGACATCCCCAGCAAactgaaatttatttaaatctgTGCCATAATTGTTTTGGGCGCCTGTTGCGCGTCGCCCTCGTTGAGTTCTTCTGGTTGTTCGTTTTTAGCCaactttttgtttggcttttttgcTGCTTGTGTGCGCATAAAATTAGCTCCGTAAATTTATTGTTAGTCATTCGCATTCTTGCCGCTTTTGCGTTGTTTTCGAGCTTAAATGTCACAAGTTTCcacaatttgtttaattttaacaCAAAAGTAGTTTGCTAACGTAGATCCTTTACCTGCTGTTGATTGATGAAGAAAAGAGTGAgccatttaattgcattaaataatatttattgatttcatCATTCCGTACATAAACGAATCGTAGTTGGTAGAAACGAAAACCTGTGCTATCGAATCAAGtaaaagttttcaaaatgCATTACGTATCATGACCATGATTCTATGGGCGTAACAAAATCGAAACGGAAATGCAGAAAAACTATAATAATTGCCAAGGAAGATGTAGGTCTGTAAATATTGGGTTTAAACTGTGATGGCTTCCTAGAAGtaatgcattttgcattttaataaatacatacataaatacaatCGTAATCGTAGTACATAGTcagttatatttttattattcttgcTCTTCGCTTTAAATGCAGCCGAAAACAGATACTTTTCTCCACTCTTCGCTCGATCGCAAATGATTGTTATTAATGTTCATTGTTGGTTATAAATTTTTGCTATAATTAAAAGGTTTGTTTATATGCATTGGTTTTGTTTACTACAATTGGCTATATAATTTCGTCATTTTGCAAGCATTcaatgttctttttttttgtttactcCACGCTCAAAAATGTGTGTTTAAAACTCCAAATTTCACATCCGGAAATATCAAAAGAGCggaattaaaaaacaaaaaaaaacagggaTGAGCTACGGTTCGACGATCTGCTATTTGCTGCCACTTAATTATGCTTCTTATATACTTACACGGTAaacatattatatatttattcatatatgcatgtataaGCGAATTGCCATTTATCGAATCTCTTGCCGAGTCCTTTCCTTACGTTAATATCGTATGTCCTACGAGTGTGTGGAAACTTTAATCTTAGCTCCAAGATCATGGAGTGCTCAATGGAGAGTGGGTGTGTTTACGTAAAAGCAGGTGCTGAGTTTCTTTCTTGCCCTGGCAGGTGCTGATACAAACGACGTTTAGCCGACGTTGACAAAGCCTTGCAAGCGCCGGATCTCTCACTATTTATCTGGTAAGTAACACTAAATGAACGCGGTTATGTTTCGTACATATGCAACTATGAGTCTGCCACATTTCCACCAAAATTTCCCACTCCGATTACTTGCGTTTTGGCCACACGTTCCTGTGTCTCCACCGAATCCATCCAACGGCTATGAACTCCTACGACCCTAAGATCCTACGATGCCAAGAGAATAAGATCCACAGATCCTGAGATCCTACGATTCAAAGATTCCATGTCGCTTGGATCCTAGGCTCCTAAGATCCCAAGATCCTAATTTCCTACGATCCTGAGATCCCCACATCCTAAGACCTTAAGATCCAGCGATCCTGTATCCTTCGATCCTGCCATCCTTTGATCCTGAGGGCCCTGGACTCGCAGCTAGCAGATGGACAGTTGCCTTCCTCGTTCGTACTctcattcatttcaaaaacttatcacataaattttaatatattttttgtttgggcGGAATTCTTAGCGTGTGTTGTGTGTCGCGAAAGCAGAGAAGGACATGTGTATGAGTGGATCTAGTTCTGCTGCGAAAGGCCAAAATAGACGGATTACTGGCTATAACTGAGGTCACCCATCCGTGCAAACGACAGTGATAACAAAGGCGAAATCGTGGCTGGCTGGGCTGTGCTGATTGACcgaaaaaagggggaaaaatAACATGAGCCTGCGATGGGTGAGTATGTtctctgtttttctttttttttttgattttttttctaCTGCTGGCATCAGCGGTTTGCCAATTTGCGTGCGATGCGCCTTCAACTATGCTACAGTTTCGTCCTGCTCTCTCGTCCTGGCTCCTTTTAGTTATCCTTGATGGCGTGATGTGTGAGAGTGTGAGTGAGttttgctgcttctgctgttTGCTATTCGTAGTTCTATTCAAAAACGCTTACTTGGCTACTGCACATttatgtttctgtttttggGGTTTTTCGCTGCTGCGTTCGCTTTTACTTCCACTTTTCTCGGGTTTGTTTgcaatcataataataataataatattaattttctgTTATAACGCTAGCTCGCTGATTGGATGATGCGCCAGGGCCCAGGGCTATCGCCATCGGTTGCCCCAGCTGCTGGAGGAGCTGTGGGTTCGCTTAGAAGACCAGCATCTGATCGGCACTGCCCTCCGCGCTGTCCTCGTCATCGGCGCcctcgtcctcgtcgtcgGATGTGAGCGATGCGGCGTTATTAACCACGGACTCTGTTTGGATTGAACATGAAATTAGAATGTGTGCTCGGATTTATGTGGCCACTTTCCCCCGATTCCGCCATTTCCCCGCCACTAATCTAacccatcgccatcgccattgccatgcatgtctaatgGCGGTGAGCCGCAGAGCGTCCTTCTTCGTTATTTTTGTGCAGGAAGAACGGAAACCCCTTTGCAGCCATTTCATGTGTTATGCATGGCGTATGTGCGATATTAATAGGAAAACTCAATTACCGATCCCCTGGCAAATGTCCGCGCTGTTGGTCAGCACAACTTGTCCGTGTGCTCCTGACAACTTTAACAACCTTAAGTGCTCGGTTAAATCAGCTCGGCCGGAAAACCGGAATACCGGTTATACAGGCAGTATAGGCCAAGTAAACGGGACGGCAGAGATAAGcagattacgtatacgcaccgGAGTGCGAGGTGTTCTCGATGCCGTTAGGCGGCAACGCATAACTCAGCACTGGGCCATAAAAGCTGGCTTAAAGGCTGATATTTCAATCCGGTTGGATGGGCCAGGACTCAGGTGGGCTAACCGTGGGTGGGCCCGACACAGTTCGATTGCCACGAAAATCGGTTAAGGAAGCAAGAGTATCCAGCTGGACTATTTCATCCAAGGGGATTCCGCATTAATTGGCAGCGGCTACCAATTGCAGTGAATGCAAAACCACTGAGCATTTATTCCGCATAATCGGTGGTCTTAGTGCTCTGCATTAGGGTGTATCGGTTTgaaagtaatatttaaatatatgaatgtGGTTCT of Drosophila mauritiana strain mau12 chromosome 3R, ASM438214v1, whole genome shotgun sequence contains these proteins:
- the LOC117142260 gene encoding uncharacterized protein LOC117142260 isoform X2, which translates into the protein MQISHCSDFANSPAKRKCFRGEAGPGQRPSPRLGRCMLSDRDKTVQPDAFRAAPYDEEYMENQCHERAVESDNCSYELYANSSFIYAEARYLGLSQKECQALCSHEAKFYCQGVSFHYVNQLSLSECLLHSEDIVSLGPRSLKLRENSVYMRRVKCLDVRVFCTRDEMTIKYNPKDWFAGKIYASMHSKDCLARGSGNGSVLLTLQIGSEVKENRCGILRAYEMTQEYQRTFISALVVIQNNPNVQTQGDRLIKVGCIQSNATTSLGVSVRDSSVDSSEPVPSAIALESSLEYAEHMFPHEGVVHYNSSTGPHPHPSISLQIVDLSHQHETNDVQIGQNLELQIVAEYSPQQLAEHMELQLAPLPDFRATSLVAKTADNENFVLLIDERGCPTDASVFPALERVHTASRSMLRARFHAFKFSGTANVSFDVKIRFCVERCSPSNCVSASWQRRRRQADQPDRRPEDLRVQNPVYISTVVDVAPHLEKSNYTRAQEELPLNYNIRVHGPDQSNANSYLYGERGVLLIAGIDDPLHLDNVCINQSLLIALFIFWLICQVALLFGCGMVLQRYRRLAKLEDERRRLHEEYLEARRVHWADQGGYTL
- the LOC117142260 gene encoding uncharacterized protein LOC117142260 isoform X1, with product MPLQSLVTAPRLCKLAIAAILLILQLNASVALLLKCPLHQLQLQKIVGFRPPLEYLNADNRIYGPEMVDNFKDRNRQQELPASQVCWRICNEDPDCIAYVHLLDTDECHGYSYFERTSRYLAISGELPLVADGEAVFYEKTCLRVPDACRGRLWALTKIPGSTLVFHSKKTISTLVTRRECAERCFFETQFICLSASFAPSYRNNRERFRGEAGPGQRPSPRLGRCMLSDRDKTVQPDAFRAAPYDEEYMENQCHERAVESDNCSYELYANSSFIYAEARYLGLSQKECQALCSHEAKFYCQGVSFHYVNQLSLSECLLHSEDIVSLGPRSLKLRENSVYMRRVKCLDVRVFCTRDEMTIKYNPKDWFAGKIYASMHSKDCLARGSGNGSVLLTLQIGSEVKENRCGILRAYEMTQEYQRTFISALVVIQNNPNVQTQGDRLIKVGCIQSNATTSLGVSVRDSSVDSSEPVPSAIALESSLEYAEHMFPHEGVVHYNSSTGPHPHPSISLQIVDLSHQHETNDVQIGQNLELQIVAEYSPQQLAEHMELQLAPLPDFRATSLVAKTADNENFVLLIDERGCPTDASVFPALERVHTASRSMLRARFHAFKFSGTANVSFDVKIRFCVERCSPSNCVSASWQRRRRQADQPDRRPEDLRVQNPVYISTVVDVAPHLEKSNYTRAQEELPLNYNIRVHGPDQSNANSYLYGERGVLLIAGIDDPLHLDNVCINQSLLIALFIFWLICQVALLFGCGMVLQRYRRLAKLEDERRRLHEEYLEARRVHWADQGGYTL
- the LOC117142266 gene encoding ubiquitin-like domain-containing CTD phosphatase 1, translating into MEVKEVVVIVKWSGKEYPVDLTDQDTVEVLRHEIFRKTQVRPERQKLLNLKYKGKTAADNVKISVLELKPNFKLMMVGSTEADIEDACSLPDNIGEVVDDFDDADEREESVEHSAVYLAKVQRRVRDYKIKELAPPREGKKLLVLDIDYTLFDHRSPAETGTELMRPYLHEFLASAYEDYDIVIWSATSMRWIEEKMRLLGVASNDNYKVMFYLDSTAMISVHVPERGVVDVKPLGVIWALYKQYNSSNTIMFDDIRRNFLMNPKSGLKIRPFRQAHLNRGTDTELLKLSDYLRKIAHHCPDFNSLNHRKWEHYHPKKNS